One region of Paralichthys olivaceus isolate ysfri-2021 chromosome 12, ASM2471397v2, whole genome shotgun sequence genomic DNA includes:
- the timm9 gene encoding mitochondrial import inner membrane translocase subunit Tim9 has translation MAAQVTESDQIKQFKEFLGTYNKVTENCFMDCVKDFTTRDVKPEESSCSESCLQKYLKMTQRISMRFQEYHIQQNEALAAKAGLLGQPH, from the exons ATGGCCGCCCAGGTGACTGAGTCTGATCAGATcaaacag TTCAAAGAGTTTCTGGGGACGTACAACAAGGTGACGGAGAACTGCTTCATGGACTGTGTCAAAGATTTCACCACCAGAGACGTCAAACCAGAGGAG TCCAGCTGCTCCGAGTCGTGTCTGCAGAAGTACCTGAAGATGACTCAGCGGATCTCCATGAGGTTTCAGGAGTATCACATCCAGCAGAACGAGGCTCTGGCCGCCAAAGCCGGACTGTTGGGACAACCTCACTGA